The segment CATCGGGGGCACCGACGCGCATCGACATGGTGCCTTCGAAGCCCTGCGCGCCCATCGGCAGCGCGAGGGCGAGCGGCAGGAGGAGGAGCGGGAGTCGCACGGGACCTTCCTGGTGAGGGGTAGATTGTGGGACGGCGTGGGTGAGATTCGAACTCACGAGACCCTTCCGGGCCCGCCGGTTTTCAAGACCGGTGCATTCAACCGCTCTGCCACCACGCCAGCGCCCCGGAAAGTACGAGGGTGGGGCAGCTTCCGGTACGGGGCTGCGTCTCCCGCCCCCCGTCAGGCATCGAAGCCTTAACGCCGGGGCTGTAACGTCGTCCCCGCACCGTGCGTACTGCTTGGATCGGCCGATGCGCCGCCCAGAAGGCGTCCCGGCCTGCCCAGAAGCGCACTCCCACCTCGACCCCGACCGAGTGATGCCACTTCCCCTCGTCCGCACGCTCCGCTCCGCCCGCCGCGGCTTCACGCTGATCGAGATCCTCGTGGTGATCGTGGTGATCGCGATTCTCGCCACGATGGTCGCGCCGAACATCTTCCAGCATGTCGGTGCCGCCAAGTCGGCCACAGCCACCTCGCAGATCGAGATGATGGGGACCGCCCTCGATGCCTACCGCCTCGACAACGGCCGCTATCCGACCACGCAGCAGGGGTTGCAGGCGCTCTGGGAGATGCCGCAGGCCGATCCGCCGCCGAACTGGCGCGGCCCCTATCTCCGGAAGGCGATCCCGCTCGATCCCTGGGGCGCAGCGTATCTCTACCTCGCCCCGGGTGAGGTGAATCCCGGTGGCTACGATCTGCAGAGCCTCGGCGCCGACGGCCGCCCCGGTGGCTCGGGCGAGGACGCCGACGTTCAGAGCTGGAAGTAGGCCGAGCCGATCATGCCGAACTTCGCCTACCGTGCGGTGGACGCCGCCGGGAAACGGAGCCGTGGGGAACTCCCTGCCGCCAACGCTGCGCTGCTGACCCGCTCCCTCGAGGAGCGGGGCCTGCTGGTGCTCGAGGTGGCCGAGGCGGCTCCTGCGGGCGGGAAGGGCGGCGGCAGCGGCTCCCGGCGCGACGTGCTCGAGGTGACGCGCGCGCTCGGCTCGCTCCTTCCCGTCGGCATGCCGCTGGCGCAGGCGCTTCAAGCGGCCTCCGGTGTCGCCTCCGGCGTGGTGCAGTCGGCCATTCTCGATGTGCGCGAGCGCGTCGAACGCGGTGACCCGCTCTCGGCGGCATTGGCGGCCCATCCGCGCCTCTTCTCGCCACTCTACGTCGGGCTGGTGCGGGCCGGCGAACGCTCCGGCGATCTCGACAGCGCCTTCGGCCGACTGGCCATCCAGCTCGAACGCGACGAGCAACTCCGCGGTCGCGTCCTGTCGGCCGCGATCTATCCGATGTTGCTCGCCGCGGCGGGCACCTCGGCGATTCTCGTACTGGTCTTCTATGTGTTGCCGCAGTTCGTCGGCCTGCTGCAGGGGAGCGGCGCCGAGCTGCCGCGCTCCACCGCGGCGCTGCTCTGGATCTCGAGCACCATGCGCCGCTTCTGGCCTGTCCTGCTGGCCATTCCGGCGATCGGCGCCATGCTGGTGACGTGGGTGCGCACGACGCCGGCCGGCAAGCGTGCCTGGTCGCAGTTCCTGCTCGCCGTCCCGCTGATCAGCACGCTGCGCCAGTATGCGCTCGCGGCGCGCTTTGCCCGCCTGGTTGGCGTGCTGCTCGGCGGCGGCGCGCCGCTGCTGACGGCGCTCGACGACACCATCGAGTCACTCGACGACCCGCTCGCTCGCGACGATGCCACCCGCATCCGGGCGCGCGTGCGCGAGGGCGTGGCGCTGCGCGCGGCCGTGGCCGACTCGCCGCTCTATCCGCCGCTGCTGGCGCAGTTGATCGGCGTCGGCGAGGACGCCGGCGAGTTGCGCGCCTTCCTGCTCAAGGCCGCGGAGATCTTCGAGGAGCGCACCGAGCGCGCCACCCAGCGTCTGGCGACGCTTGCCGAACCGGCGATGATCATGATCTTCGGCGTGATCGTCGCCTTCGTGGCGCTCTCGCTCCTGCAGGCGATCTACGGCATCAACGCGAACTCGTTCAAGTGACCAGCCGCCGCGGCTTCACCCTGCTCGAGATGTCGATCACCCTCGCGGTGCTGTTGATCGCGTCGGGGTTGGTCGTCCCCGCGCTGGTGGACTTCGGGCAGACGCCTGCACGGCGCACCGCCGGTGCCTTGATCGAGTTGCTGACCACGGCGCGTCACATCGCCATCGACAGCAACGTGACGGTGACGGTGGTGCTCGATCCGGAGACCGGCCGCTATCGCGCCGATTCGACGGGACTGTTGGGGAGTGGCCCAGTCAGCGAGGGCGAGGTGGCGTTCGACGGGCTCGAGGAACTCGTCACCGAGTCCGCACGCCTCACCTGGCGCTTTCGTCCCGACGGCGGCGCGCTCGGCGACACGGTGGTCGTTCGCGGCCAGGAAGGGAGCCTCGTGCTCTCGGTCGATCGCTGGAACGGCGTGGCGAGGACCGATGCGCAATAACCGCGGCGTGACGCTGTTCGAGACCGTCGCGGCGATGACACTGGTCGCGATCACCGCCGTGAGCGCGATGGCGGCGGTGGGCGCCGAACTGCGCACCGCCGAGAAGGCGCGCCACACGCTGGAGGCGGAGGCGCTGGCCACGACGCGACTCGACCAGCTCGCCCTGCTCACCGATCGCGAGCTCCTCTCGCTGCCGGACACAGTCGCGAAGGGCGAGTTCGAGGAGCCGCTCGCCGACTACTCGTGGGAGACCACCTCGGCGGCGTCCAACGCCCAGGCGGGCGTGTACGACGTCGTCGTCACCGTCCGCTGGCCGACCGGCGAGTACGCGATCACCTCGGCGCTCTATCGACGCCCCGCCGTCCCGAGCGCGCGATGAGCACCGGCAATCGTCGCGGGCTCACGCTGCTCGAGCTGACCATCTCGCTGGCCCTCACGGGCATGATGGCACTGATCGGCTTCTCCGCGTTCAGCGGCGTCATCGACCGCCGACGGACCGTGGTCGAGGCGACGATGGCGACGGAGCGCGCCGCGTCACTGCGCACGCTGCTGCACGGTTGGCTCCTCCCGGCACAGATCCAGGCCCAGAGTGGCGGAACGCCGCGCCAAGCGGGCGGACGCGGCGGTGCCACGATCCAGCCGATGCAGGTGTCGAGCGTCCAGGCCGTGACCCCTGCGGTCATCAGCGGCGATGAGCTGCGCTTCACCACGACCGCGGAGAATCCGGCCGGTGCGCCCTCGGCCACGATGCGCCTCTTCATCGACGACGACGAGAAGACCCCGGAGGTCGGCCTCACGGTGGAGTATCAGGCCAACGCGCAGTCGCCGCTCCAACGGCAGCAACTCGACGCCGGAATCGCGGGCATCACGGTGGAGTACCTCGACAGTCGCACCAATCGCTGGTATCCCGCAGTCGGCGCCGCTGCCATCACGCCGCGCGCGATGCGGCTCACGCTGGCCGCGGCGGAGGGCGACTCCCTCCCGGGGCTGCTCCTGGTGCCACTCGTGGTACCGACGGCGCAGCAGGGGCAGGCGGCCGTCGCTGGCGCGGCGGGAGGCGCCGGCGCCATCGGTGGTGGCGGCTTCGGTGGTGGTGGTCGCGGCAACGGCGGCGGCGGAGGCAGAGGCAACGGCGGGCGTGGTGGTGGCGGTGGCGGTGGCGGGCGCGGCCCTGGCGGCGGCGGGGGGCCAGGCGGAGGTGGTGCGCCTCCCGGTGGTCCGGTCGTTGGTCGCGGCGGGGGTGGCCAATGATCCGCAATCGTCGCGGCGTGGCGATGCTCGCTGCCATGTGGCTGATCCTCGGCATCTCGATTGTCGCGCTGCAGTTTGCCTTGAGCGGCAAGGAGCGTCGCGTGCTCGCGCTCGCCGCGGCTGATCGCGGGCAGGGTCGCGGGATTGCCCTCGCCGCACTGGCGAATGTGCAGGCACAGCTCGATCAGGCGGCACGCAGTCAGGCCTCGGGCAACGCCGCGCTCGCCGTGACGCGCTCGGGCGATCCGTGGATGGGCGTCGATTCGATCTACTCGGGCGTCGTGATGCTCGATGAGCACGAGGTGGCCGTTCGGGCACGCGACCTTGGCGCGCAGCTGAACATCAACACCGCCAACGAGGATCAACTCCGCCTCCTCTTCCAGGCCGTGCTGCGCGACGCCGGACTGACCGAACGGCTGGTCCAGCGGATCCTCGATTGGCGCGACGTCGATGACTTGCCGCGGCTCAACAGCGCCGAGCGTGATGCGTATCTGAAGGCAGGTGCGCTGGTGTTGCCGGCCAATCGGCCCTTCCGCGACGTGGCGGAACTGGCGATGGTCGACGGGATGACACCGCAGATTCTCGACCTGATGTCGCCCTATCTCCGTGTGTATGGGCAGGGCACCATCAACTTGAATAGTGCGCCGGAAGCGGTCCTCCGCTCGATCCCGGGGATGACACCGCAGATCCTGTCGAACGTGCTGGCGCAGCGGTCGCGCGGGATGCGAATCGCCTCGGTGGCCTCGGTCGTCCCCGGGGGCCACCGGCGGGCGCGGGAGCGCAGGATCAGTGATCGCCGGACAGATCGGGGCGCTGGCAGTGGTCGATACACGCGAGGTGGAAGTGACGATTGTGGCGACTGCGGGGCCAAGCGCCCTGCCGATCAAGGTGACGGCGCTGCTGCAGCGCAACGGCCAGAGCGCGACCCTCACGTGGGTGCGCTGATGGCCGGCGCGCGCGGAGTGGCGCTGTCGGCGACGGAGGCCCTCCTCCTCGGGGTCGATGGTCGGGCGGGGCGTCTCTCGCTCGCCGAGGCCGCGCCGGAAGCTGCCGCGTGGCCGGCGCTCGAGTCGGCGTTGCGGGAGTGGGGTGAAGCACCGGGGCGCGAGTCGCTCGCCATCGCCCTGTTGCCGCCGCTCGCCGAAGTGCGCTCGATTCCGCTCCCGCCCCTTGGCGACGATGACGTGCAGCAATTGCTGGCCCGATCCGGTGGCCGCTATTTCCTCGCCGCGCGCGGCACCCAGGTGATCGGCGTGATGCCGCGCGGACGGGGCGAGGGTGAGCTGCCCCGGGTCGCCGCGGCGGCCTCGGCACGGCTCATCACCGCCATCGAAGGTGCCGCCCGCGCCGCAGGGTGGTCGGGCGTGACGATCGTCCCGGCCGAGGCGGCATGGGCCGCGGCTGCAGGAGCGATGTGGCCCGCGCGATCCCGCGGGGTCGTGGGGTTAGTCGTCGCCGAGGCGGATCGCACCCTGCTGATCGAGAGCCTCGCGGGACGATTGCAGGCGGTGCGTCGCTTCCGTGCCGGCGATCGGGATGCCGTGTTGTTGGCCGACGCCCTGCGCCCGCTCGATGCGGTCGCGGTGGTCGGTCACGAGTCACTGCGCGGCACGGTGGTTCGGGCGCTCGCGTCGATGGGTCTCTCGGTGCAGCCAATCTCCGAAGAGTGGAGCGGGCTCGCGAGTGACCCCGCGGCGCTCGCCGCGGCGATGGCGTCGGCGGTCGAGACGCCCCGGCTGGCCAGTGCCTCGCAGCGCGTGTCGCAGGCGGCACAGATTCGGCGACTCGCCTGGCAACTCGGTGCCGCGGCCTTGGTCCTGTTGGTCGCCGCCGCCGCGTTCGAGTTGATCGGTGCGCGCCGGCAACTCAGCGCGATTCAATCGGCTCGTGCGGAGGTGGCACCCGCGGTGCAGGCGACGCTGGTCGGGCGCTCGTCGATGGAGGTGGCGTATCGCCGGATCGCCGACGTGGTGACTGCGGAACGGACGGCGCCGGCATGGTCGAGTATTCTGGCGGACTTCGCGGCCCGGGTCCCCGAGGATGCCCACCTCACCGGCTTCCGTGCCCGCGGTGATTCGTTGGTGGTGGATGGCCTGGCGGGGAGTGCCTCGCTGGTCTTCCAGTCGCTCGAGGAGTCGCCGGCGCTCGCCAACCTCCGCGCCTCGGCCCCGGTGCGGCGTCAGGCACCGGAAGGGAGCGACCCGATGGAGCGGTTCACCATTTCGGCAGTGCGCCGCGGCCTGGGTGGGGTGAGCCCATGAATCTCTCTCCGTCCGAGCGCCGCACGATCATGCGCAGCCTCGCCGTCCTCGCCCCCGTGGCGCTCTATTCGCTCGGAGTCCGGCCGTACATGGCCGCACTCGCCGATGTCCGCGATCGCATCCAGGTGGAGTCTGACGCGCTCGCCCGCGAGCGGGC is part of the Gemmatimonadota bacterium genome and harbors:
- the gspG gene encoding type II secretion system major pseudopilin GspG, with product MPLPLVRTLRSARRGFTLIEILVVIVVIAILATMVAPNIFQHVGAAKSATATSQIEMMGTALDAYRLDNGRYPTTQQGLQALWEMPQADPPPNWRGPYLRKAIPLDPWGAAYLYLAPGEVNPGGYDLQSLGADGRPGGSGEDADVQSWK
- a CDS encoding type II secretion system F family protein, with protein sequence MPNFAYRAVDAAGKRSRGELPAANAALLTRSLEERGLLVLEVAEAAPAGGKGGGSGSRRDVLEVTRALGSLLPVGMPLAQALQAASGVASGVVQSAILDVRERVERGDPLSAALAAHPRLFSPLYVGLVRAGERSGDLDSAFGRLAIQLERDEQLRGRVLSAAIYPMLLAAAGTSAILVLVFYVLPQFVGLLQGSGAELPRSTAALLWISSTMRRFWPVLLAIPAIGAMLVTWVRTTPAGKRAWSQFLLAVPLISTLRQYALAARFARLVGVLLGGGAPLLTALDDTIESLDDPLARDDATRIRARVREGVALRAAVADSPLYPPLLAQLIGVGEDAGELRAFLLKAAEIFEERTERATQRLATLAEPAMIMIFGVIVAFVALSLLQAIYGINANSFK
- a CDS encoding GspH/FimT family pseudopilin → MTSRRGFTLLEMSITLAVLLIASGLVVPALVDFGQTPARRTAGALIELLTTARHIAIDSNVTVTVVLDPETGRYRADSTGLLGSGPVSEGEVAFDGLEELVTESARLTWRFRPDGGALGDTVVVRGQEGSLVLSVDRWNGVARTDAQ
- a CDS encoding type II secretion system protein, with translation MRNNRGVTLFETVAAMTLVAITAVSAMAAVGAELRTAEKARHTLEAEALATTRLDQLALLTDRELLSLPDTVAKGEFEEPLADYSWETTSAASNAQAGVYDVVVTVRWPTGEYAITSALYRRPAVPSAR
- a CDS encoding prepilin-type N-terminal cleavage/methylation domain-containing protein is translated as MSTGNRRGLTLLELTISLALTGMMALIGFSAFSGVIDRRRTVVEATMATERAASLRTLLHGWLLPAQIQAQSGGTPRQAGGRGGATIQPMQVSSVQAVTPAVISGDELRFTTTAENPAGAPSATMRLFIDDDEKTPEVGLTVEYQANAQSPLQRQQLDAGIAGITVEYLDSRTNRWYPAVGAAAITPRAMRLTLAAAEGDSLPGLLLVPLVVPTAQQGQAAVAGAAGGAGAIGGGGFGGGGRGNGGGGGRGNGGRGGGGGGGGRGPGGGGGPGGGGAPPGGPVVGRGGGGQ
- a CDS encoding general secretion pathway protein GspK, whose protein sequence is MIRNRRGVAMLAAMWLILGISIVALQFALSGKERRVLALAAADRGQGRGIALAALANVQAQLDQAARSQASGNAALAVTRSGDPWMGVDSIYSGVVMLDEHEVAVRARDLGAQLNINTANEDQLRLLFQAVLRDAGLTERLVQRILDWRDVDDLPRLNSAERDAYLKAGALVLPANRPFRDVAELAMVDGMTPQILDLMSPYLRVYGQGTINLNSAPEAVLRSIPGMTPQILSNVLAQRSRGMRIASVASVVPGGHRRARERRISDRRTDRGAGSGRYTRGGSDDCGDCGAKRPADQGDGAAAAQRPERDPHVGALMAGARGVALSATEALLLGVDGRAGRLSLAEAAPEAAAWPALESALREWGEAPGRESLAIALLPPLAEVRSIPLPPLGDDDVQQLLARSGGRYFLAARGTQVIGVMPRGRGEGELPRVAAAASARLITAIEGAARAAGWSGVTIVPAEAAWAAAAGAMWPARSRGVVGLVVAEADRTLLIESLAGRLQAVRRFRAGDRDAVLLADALRPLDAVAVVGHESLRGTVVRALASMGLSVQPISEEWSGLASDPAALAAAMASAVETPRLASASQRVSQAAQIRRLAWQLGAAALVLLVAAAAFELIGARRQLSAIQSARAEVAPAVQATLVGRSSMEVAYRRIADVVTAERTAPAWSSILADFAARVPEDAHLTGFRARGDSLVVDGLAGSASLVFQSLEESPALANLRASAPVRRQAPEGSDPMERFTISAVRRGLGGVSP